The region TGTTACTCCTCTGATGATCCTTTTGCAGCAGACGGCAAATTCGTGAAAGACGGACCTCCTGAAAGATCAGCTTTTATCGTTTTCGTTTTGAATCCAATTTATAAGGTAAAAGAACTCTGTGAAAATCTTGATCACGCTGGAATAATTGAATATTTGAGCAAATTCAATGTGAAATTGACACTTGACACACTCAAACCATTAAAAGTATTCAAGGATCTCTTCAAATATGTTATGAGAACATGGCTTCCAGCAGCAGAGAtgcttttggaacaaattattattaatttgccATCACCTAAAACCGCTCAGAAATATCGTGCTGCTCATCTTTATACCGGTCCAATTAATGACAAGGCGGGTCAATCTATTCAAAATGCATCAGTCCATAAGGATGATCCTTTCATCATGTATGTTTCTAAAATGGTACCATTTTTAGAGAATAGATTCATTGCAATGGGCCGTGTTTTCGGTGGTGTTGTGAAACCTGGTATGAAGGTACGAATTCAAGGACCTGATTATCTTCCAGGATCAAAAAATGATTTATCGGTGAAAACAATTCAAAGAACCGTCGTTCTTATGGGAAGGACTATCAAGGATATTGATGAGTGTCCTGCAGGTAATATTGTCGGTCTTATCGGAATAGATAATGAATTGAAGAAAACTGGTACAATTACCAATTGGGATGATTGCTTTAATATCAAGTCGATGAAATTTTCTGTCAGTCCTGTCGTAAAATACGCTATCAGGCCAAAAAACTCCTCCGATTTGCCAAAATTAAAGGCCGGTCTTCTGAAATTGTCAAAATCTGATCCGCTTACACAAGTTAATTTTTCTGATAACGGTGAGTTGACATTGGCAGGTGCAGGTGAGTTGCACTTGGAAATTTCTATCAACGATCTTAGAAAAGAATATGCTAATTGTGAAATCATCACAGGTGAGCCACAGGTAACTTATATTGAAGGAATCTCAGAGTCAATTACATCGCCTAAAATGAGCAAATCTCCAAACAAACATAATAGAATATTTATGTGTATTGAGCCATTAGAACAAAACATTGTCGAACATATTGAAAGTGGTCTTCTTTGTATCAAAGATTCTAAAGAAAGATCTGCTAAATTCAGAGAGGTACTCAATATCAAAGACGAATGGGtaaagaaaatacttttttatggACCAGAGGATAAAGGACCAAATATAGTAATCGATTCAACCAAAGGAATTGCTTATCTTAATGAAATTAAGGAATATATGAGAGAAGGATTCAGAGAGGTCACCACAAAAGGACCATTGATAGGTGAAAACTTGAGAGGCTGCAGATTTGACTTGATTGATTGTACTCTGCACTCAGATGCAATTCACAGAACAGGTAACCAAATTTCTCAGCCAATGTCACAGATCTGTAAAGGTCTCGTTCTTGCAGCAGATCCAATTTTATACGAACCGATTTTCAAGGCAGAAATCAATGTCTCATCTGACCAATTAGGAGGTGTTAACACCGTTTTATCACAACGAAGAGGTATTGCAGAGGAAT is a window of Doryrhamphus excisus isolate RoL2022-K1 chromosome 5, RoL_Dexc_1.0, whole genome shotgun sequence DNA encoding:
- the LOC131129589 gene encoding uncharacterized protein LOC131129589 yields the protein MVEKQMVLIQQLMNNQPNIRNISVIAHVDHGKSTLTDCLVIKAKIASEESGGKRYMDTREDEQERGITIKSTAISLNFSVQNPVLSKHMKQDYNGNSFLINLIDSPGHVDFSSEVTAALRVTDGALVVIDCVDGICVQTETVLRQAIAERIKPTMVLNKIDRALLELRESKLDLASKIRRRVEDFNAKLQMICQNNEDWTIDSLNPALNEISFCSGLQGWGFTLRSFAKFYIKEFKREGKPNPELFICKALWTENLCYSSDDPFAADGKFVKDGPPERSAFIVFVLNPIYKVKELCENLDHAGIIEYLSKFNVKLTLDTLKPLKVFKDLFKYVMRTWLPAAEMLLEQIIINLPSPKTAQKYRAAHLYTGPINDKAGQSIQNASVHKDDPFIMYVSKMVPFLENRFIAMGRVFGGVVKPGMKVRIQGPDYLPGSKNDLSVKTIQRTVVLMGRTIKDIDECPAGNIVGLIGIDNELKKTGTITNWDDCFNIKSMKFSVSPVVKYAIRPKNSSDLPKLKAGLLKLSKSDPLTQVNFSDNGELTLAGAGELHLEISINDLRKEYANCEIITGEPQVTYIEGISESITSPKMSKSPNKHNRIFMCIEPLEQNIVEHIESGLLCIKDSKERSAKFREVLNIKDEWVKKILFYGPEDKGPNIVIDSTKGIAYLNEIKEYMREGFREVTTKGPLIGENLRGCRFDLIDCTLHSDAIHRTGNQISQPMSQICKGLVLAADPILYEPIFKAEINVSSDQLGGVNTVLSQRRGIAEEYRQEGTMRTIVTGYIPVRESFGFNSALLMATRGEASVVLTFSHYSVLPGSLKEESSLLYQTVTSVREKKGLHELKGAETYFDTL